A single Mercenaria mercenaria strain notata chromosome 9, MADL_Memer_1, whole genome shotgun sequence DNA region contains:
- the LOC123548093 gene encoding uncharacterized protein LOC123548093, with protein sequence MGCVHSSKYKETSCEKVDTYQTQLKLAQVPRGDLTENEILIVKSTWNYMTTDLSGNGLQVFLKIFELCPEVKKLFHVDNVRLSEVARNEAIKAHGARFLNAIGAAVNSLHESCVERDKFREVLFALGQQHKRHSGFKPEYFEIFYTALMWRWEICLGEKFTQEVSDTWSHVFVYMMETLKEGCFSKEVNICIY encoded by the coding sequence ATGGGCTGTGTTCACTCTTCTAAATACAAAGAAACATCGTGCGAAAAGGTTGATACATACCAAACGCAGCTTAAATTGGCGCAGGTTCCTCGCGGTGATTTGACGGAAAATGAGATACTGATTGTAAAATCAACATGGAATTATATGACAACGGACCTTTCTGGGAACGGTCTTCAAGTGTTTCTTAAGATATTTGAACTATGTCCTGAGGTAAAGAAGCTATTTCATGTGGACAATGTTCGGCTTTCGGAAGTTGCAAGGAATGAGGCGATCAAGGCGCACGGGGCGAGATTTTTGAATGCTATAGGCGCTGCTGTAAACAGTCTACATGAAAGTTGTGTGGAGAGAGATAAGTTCAGGGAAGTCTTGTTTGCTCTTGGACAACAACATAAACGCCATTCTGGATTTAAAccggaatattttgaaatattttacacagCGCTTATGTGGCGTTGGGAAATATGTTTGGGAGAAAAGTTTACTCAGGAAGTTTCGGACACTTGGAGTcacgtgtttgtttacatgatggAAACACTCAAAGAAGGATGTTTCTCAAAAGAAGTTAATATTTGTATCTATTAA